The Saccharolobus shibatae B12 genomic interval ATTTCTAGTAGGGGTAATATTTGGTCTGTTAACGAGCTATGCGGTTGAGAGTGCTGTAAGAAGTGGTAGAAATGTGTTAGTAGGTTTTACCACTGCAGGTTGGTCTATAGGTTGGGTAATTAGCTATCTTGTGTATTCCTTACTTAAAAATTGGAATGTAATTACTATAAGTGGAATTTTAATAATGTTTTTAGCGTTGTTTGAATTAAACAAGGAAAAGTTTAGAGAGAGAAGTGGGAGTTCTGTATCTTTTCCTAGGCTTACCTCAATACTGATTTATATATCAGCGTTAACACCAGCTTTCATTTTGCAAGTTATGCCGAGCTTTTTGGAGGCGATAAAGCTTACCTGGTTGATTCTTCCATCCTATTTGTTATCAATTCCAACTTACGTGCTTTTACCTATGATTAGCGGAAAAGTGGGAATTAGAAAGGTTTTGGTTATTAGTTCCATTATTGTAATCCTTAGTAGCATTATTACCTTTATTCTATTGCCCACGATGGTAATTGTTTTTACTAGTGTAGGTCTTGGTATTTTAGGGATAACGCCGAAGTATCTCGCAATTAGAGGTGAAGATCCAAAGAGGATGGGTTTGGCTTTGAATATTGGTTCAGTGATGGGTCTCATAGTACCAGTACTGTATGCGCTAATGCCATTTTCATCAGAGTTTTTATTATCAATTTTAATGGTTTTGATGTTATTGATATGAAGCAAGATCGGCAGATTTTTAAGGGATTGCATGTTAAAGTGATAATGATTAGGGATGAGTCTTTGACGAATATGCTTTAAATAAGCAAGAATTAAAGGCACTAATTAAGGAATTGAAGAAATGGAAGGCACCAGCTACTGTTCTTCTGTCTTTGTATATACCACCCGGTAGACCAATTCCCGATGTGGTTAATCTACTTAGGCAAGAGTACTCCATAGCTCAGAATATAAAGCTCAAGAGGACTAGAGATGCCGTACTTTCCGCGATAGGTGCGGCAATAGATAGGCTGAACAAGATACCGAAGATAGATGGTAATGGTTTGGTATTGTTTTGCGGTGAAAATTTCGATACTGAGGATTTCAAATGTTTTATGTTTTCTCCTCCTGATAAAGTTCCATTATTCTTCTATAGAACTGACAAGGAGTTTCATGTGGAATTTTTGGAGGATATGGTGGAGGATACTGTAGTATATGGTCTTATAATTGTGGAGAGGGATGAGGCCACTATAGGTTTACTTAAGGGAACTAGAATAGAAATTTTAGAGGAAATTGAAGGTTTTGTACCAGGGAAGCACATGATGGGAGGACAGTCTCAGAGGAGAATTGACAGAATAATAGACGAGATGTATCATAATTTCTTAAAAGAGGTTGGTGAGAAAGTCAATGCGTATTTTATGCCTTTTATTCAGACTGGCAAGATGAAAGGTATACTATTAGGTGGTCCAGGATATGCTAAAGAGGATTTCTATAAGGAAGATTATGTTGACTATAGGATAAAGAATCTAATTTTACAACCTTTAATTGACGTTTCTGATCAAGGTGAGGTTGGATTAAGGGAAATGATAATGAGGGCTGAGGATTTATTAAAGAATCAACAATATGTTGAGGTGGAGAAATTACTAGAGGAATTAAAATATCATTTGGCTAAGGATGATGGATTAATAATATATGGAAAGGAGCAAATTAAAAAAGCTATGGAAATGGGAGCAGTAGAGGCTATAGTAATTCATGAGGACTCTAGTGATAAAGAGTTAGAGAAATTAGCTCAAGATGCGGAAAATTATGGCGTTAAGGTTTTTGTGGTTGGTGATGAAGTACCAGAGGCTGAATGGGTTAAAAAAACGTTTAATGGTGTAGTGGGTAAGTTAAGGTATAGGCTATATTAATTAGATTATTTTTCTTCTTTTCAT includes:
- a CDS encoding transporter, whose translation is MLGSKVKSFTLPIISYAVPTFVLVYPSFFVSWLSNSMHLAYWEVFAIIALPFLGRIIGSFMYQLFRGSVVSYCFPLLGFLVVLQNFLGALIFVRFLVGVIFGLLTSYAVESAVRSGRNVLVGFTTAGWSIGWVISYLVYSLLKNWNVITISGILIMFLALFELNKEKFRERSGSSVSFPRLTSILIYISALTPAFILQVMPSFLEAIKLTWLILPSYLLSIPTYVLLPMISGKVGIRKVLVISSIIVILSSIITFILLPTMVIVFTSVGLGILGITPKYLAIRGEDPKRMGLALNIGSVMGLIVPVLYALMPFSSEFLLSILMVLMLLI